The nucleotide window TTTGTATAAAAGGACTTACCCTGCTCGGGTCAATAAAGAAAGATACTCTTGCCTGTCCCTGTAAAAATGCTGAGAGGTCAAATCCTTTATAGCCGCCTGATAGACCGAATCCGTATACAATCTCGGGAACAGTCGGATAGCCAATAAACGTCTGATCCAGGTAATCGATCCTGCCATCGTTATTCATGTCTTTGTACTTGATATCCCCACCTTGTGGCAGTCTTCCGTTGGTGCTAAAGCTTTGTATAGGGGAGTTGGCTGCTTCGATATCATCAACAAACAATCTTTCTGCCAGGTAGCCCCAGCCACGATTGATAGGCTGACCAATGGAGTATCGCCAGGGTTCATTATAGCTGGGCTCTTCCCGTTTTACATACTCATTGGTAGAGTAGGTGAAATTTGCCCTGGATTGAAGCCAGAGTCCACTATTAAAGCTTTGCTTATAGTCTAAGGATAGGTCAATGCCCTGTGACTTCACTTCACCCAGGTTGGCGCTGATAGACGCTTCCAATCCCATTGTGGTTGGAATGCTGGCTCTTTGCTGAAGAATATTATAACGGTAGTTGGTGTAATACTCAGCAATAAAGTTGAAGTTTTTGAGTAAAGTAAATTCAGCCGCTACGTTGGTTTGTCTTGATGTCTCCCAGGTTACGTCCAGGTTTTCATAGTTCCTGATCACAACTCCTTTGCGTTCATAACCGTTTGTGGTACCAAACTGGGCATAGTTATTCCCGTCGTTAAGAATTACATCCGACATATAAAAGAATCTTTGCCTGCCTATCGCGTCATTACCTACAAGTCCGTGGCTGGCTCTTAGTTTAAACCTGGTAATAATATTAGATAATCCTCCATTCCAGAATTTTTCGTTAGACACAATCCAGGAACCTCCGATAGTAGGGAAGAATCCATAGCGGTGGTTAGAGGAAAATCGTTCTGAACCATTGTATCCGAAATTACCTTCGATAAAATACTTACGAAGGAAGGAATAAGTAAGACGGCCCGCCAGGCCGAAGTTCCGGTAGGGCAGAGAATTTTGCAGGGCACTATTGTTGGAAGAACCTAGAAAGTGATCTGCATCTGAGTACAGGGTTTGCTGCCTGGTGGCAATAAGGGTGCTGCTGATAGTATGATCTCCCATAGTTCTATTGTACTCCAAGGCTCCCTGCATATAAATGAATGTATTGGTTTTGGGTTCCTGCCTGCTGTACTGGAGGTACTCTGTAGCTACATTGCTTCCGGTGGGTTGTGGATTCAGCCATACAAGAGAGTACTCGTTGCTTGTTCTGTTGTAAGAGCCTATATTGTAATAAAAAGGGGAGTAAGCATTTTGCGAGGTAAAATAAGAATACCTGTTGGTATTCAAAAGGCCTCTGAATTTTAACCCCTTCGTAATAAAATCAAAATTCTGGTTGACCTCAAATTGCGCAGACATTCTGGATTCAGAGAAGTTCTTATGCCCTCGCAGTAAAGCTGCATAAGGATTGTTATATTGAATACTGTTGTTGGCAATCCCGGCATCTCCGATACCTACATTGCCAAAAAGAATATGTTGCGTATTGGCGTTGGCAGCATCGGGTTCATAATATGCAGGAAACAGCACCGGACTGGTATGAACGGCAATATTGTACAGGTCTGACGCAAAAGAACCGTCTGTGGTTATAGGCCCATTATACTCGCTAAAATTACCCGATAGACGGACGATCAGTTCGGTTGTATTGGTTAGGTTAATGTTAACGTTGGAACGCAACTGGTAGTTCTCAAACTTAACATTGTTCTTGTTATTATTCCTGATATCTTCTTTTAGCACACCATTATCTATATTATAAGAGCCTGCTACATAGTATTTGGCTACTTTACCACCGCCATTAATACTTAAATTATTACGCTGGGTGGTAGCTCTTTTCCTGAAAAGCATGTCAAGCCAATCTACTGCGGGGTATACATATGCATTGCTGCCCGGCATTCCATTCATGGCATCGATTGTATTTTGAATTTTAGCGGGAGTAAAAGGGACGGAGGCTGTCGGATCTCTGGTTATTGCTGCTTCATTGTATAGGTCCATATACCTTATTGGGTCAACCAGTTGCAGGGTTTGTGTAGACTGTGATGATGAGTACTCCGACCTGAAGTTGACTTTAGCCTTTCCTTCGCGTCCCTCTTTGGTGCTTACCAGTATCACACCGTTGGCACCACGGGCTCCATATAGAGCAGTAGCACTGGCGTCTTTCAATATCGAAAAGGAAGCAATATCATCTACCTGCAATCGGGCAAGGTCATTAGCTGTAAGCTCTACGTTGTCTATCAGAATCAATGGGTCTTGCTTGTATCCGAAAGTGGTAACACCCCGTATAAAAAAATTGGCGTTATCCTGACCTGGTTGCCCACTTCGCTGGTAAGCAATCATTCCCGCTATTTGCCCCGCCATGGCCGTAGTCAAATTGCTGGCCGGAATTTTAAGCTCTTCAGGTTGGATACTGGTAACAGACCCAACCACAGCCTCCTTTCTTTCTTTTCGTCCAAAAGCCGTAACCACTACCTCGTCACCCGCCTGGAACACCGTTTGTGTCATCGTGATGTCGATAGTAGTCGTTGTAGGAGTAATAGCAAATGATTCGTCAGAATAACCTATATAAGAGAAACGAAGCGAATCTCCATTGTCCACTTCTAAAACAAAACGGCCATTCTTGTCGGTGACAGTTCCAATTTTTTGTTTGTTTACAATGATGATATTAACACCGTCCATCATTTTCCCCGAACTGTCCTTAACAGTTCCTATGATGGGTCTGGTTTGTGCCTGTGCCAGGCAGCTGGCCAAAATTAAGGCTACCAGCATCCAGGTACGGCATAGAAAGGAATCTCGTTTCCCTTCCGAAATACAAGGCAATCGGTTATTCATTTTAAGCAATTATTAAAAAAGTTTAATCAAGCAATTCAGTAAAAAAGCAATCTGTACTATACTATACTATACCAAAATTAATGTTTAATTTTTTATAAACAAATTTTTTTTGATGGTATTCGAATGGGCAAATCCAGGTATCAAAATTATCATACACCCATGACTGGTACAATAGACATTTTTATGAAAAGGATGCACAATATTCTGTAGGGTCCCGGCCTATCGGGCAATACCCAAAGGGGAGAAGAGGAAGAACATGCCTGTCATTAAGGCAATCAGAATGATATAGTAAATATACCGTTGCTTCCAGGGGTTGAGATTTACTTTAGCATGAGTTTCTATGGAAAAAGGTTTCTCCCTGGGCATCAATTTACCTATTAACAACATCAACAGGCTGGTAACTACAAAAAGCACTGCCAGTATATGGAGGTAGTGCCAACCGGTATCTATAACTACCTGGGTAACGATATAAGCAAGAACGAAGAAGAACAGGCCTGCTTTGGCGGCGATGGCAGGTACTCTGCGTGTCACCAGGCCCATCAGCATAATCGTAAATACAGGTACACTAAAATAGCTGGCTACTTTTTGAAGGTAACTGTAAAAACCGCCGCTAAAAAACATAATATAGGGAGAGAATACGATCGCTATAAGTGTAATGGCAATCTGTATCATCCTGCCTTTTTTTATAAGCGTTGCGTCATGAACGGGATACTTTCTTTTTTCCAGCCATGGTTTGTAAAGGTTCATGGTGAACAGGGTGCCAATGCTGTTTAAACCCGCATTAAAAGTGCTTAAAGCTCCACCAAATACGATGGCCGCAATAAGGCCTGTAATAAGGGGCGGTAGTGTACCGGTTATCATTTTAGGGAATACCTGTGCGGTGTTCTCCATACCCGGGTAAAGTTGCAATGCAATAAGTCCCGGTACATTTAACAGCAGGGGGGCGATTAATTTTCCCACGCAGGCAAGGGAAATTCCCTTTTGGCTTTCTGCCAGGTTACGCGCCGCCAGCGATTGCTGCACAATATATTGTTCCATGCCCCAGTAATAAATGTTGATGAGCAGCATACCGGTGAACAGGGTACCAAAAGGTATGGCCGCACCGGGTTTGCCTATTGCATTTAAATGCTCCCGGTTATTACCTAAAAGCTTTTCCACACCTGCAGTCAAACTCCCGTCGCCCAGAAACCTCAGGCCGATCCAGGTAATAAGTATGCCGCCGGCCACCATTCCTATTCCTTGTACAATGTCGTTAATGGTAATAGCTTTTAATCCGCCTAATACAGCATACAGGCAACCCGTAACCCCAATGAAAGTTACCAGCAACCGGATCGTGGTGAAATAATCGAGACCGAACCTGGTGTCAAATTGAAAAATGCCGTTCATTGCTACTGCACAACCATATAAAACAGCAGGCACGAGATTAATGGCATAGCTTAAAAGAAAAATAATAGATACGAAGCGCTGGGTTTGTTTGTCGAAACGAATGCCCAGGAAATCGGGGGTGGTCATAGCCCCGATACGGAGGTATACGGGCATTAAAAATTCAGATACGATGATCATAGCCAGGATCGAACTCATACCCCAGCACATAACCGTCATATTATTGGTATACACAAACTCATTTTCGCCTACAAACTGGTTGGCGCTCATATTAGTGAGAAAGAGCGAGCAACCTACCATCCAAAAATTAAGACTCCTGCTACCCATATAATGCCCAACGGAAGTTTTACTTTGTTTGCGGGTAGTATATACTGATACAGCGGCAGCAATTACCAATACCAGGAAAAAGCTGATAAACATAATTTTCGATTGAAATTTAGAGGGAGCCCCTTCTGATCAAAATGGTGGGCACCGTCTCCTGTATTTTTTTACGGTGGAGAATAAATTCGGCAGCCTTTTCTGCCATTGCTTCAAAACTGGTAGAATAAGTAGTGATGCCATCAAATATGATCTCCTTAACTATTTCGTCGTTATGCGACAGGATACCGAGGTCTTTGCCCAATTTTAGTTTTTTATGTTTTGCGTCTTTTAGCATCATCCATAACTCAGCATTATTGATCGTAAAATATACATATCCTGCTTCTATAGAACCGGGTATGTATTCGGGGAGTATCGCATGTTTCACCTTGAAGTCCTTTACAAATTTTTGAAACGCCAGCAGTATTTCCTCCGGCGTATCTGAATTCGGCCGGTGATAATAAAGCATTTTTTTGAAGTTCTTAATAGCCGGAGCCAGCTGGGCAAATGCGGCATAGGATGATTGAAAAAATTCCTGCGTAACATGAGAAACATCTGTAGCCAGCGGCAAATGCCGGTCGATCATCAGGAACTTATCCTTGGGTAAAGTATTGAGGATAGCCGCCGATTTTTTGTGAGGAATAGGAGCTACCACATACATCCCGTATTTGCCTCTCACCCTGTCGATAATACTTTCAAATACGTCTATATTGTTGTGATGAAAGAAGATATCGATATGTGTTTGCTTACCCAGGCGGTTTCGGAAGGTTTTGTAAAACACTTCCTGGAAGCTGTCAAAGGCAAAAATAATCAAGGCAATTCTGAGCTGGTTGCGTGTATTTTCCTTGGCGAGAAAAAAGCCAATCCTGTTTTTGGATTCAACTATGCCGCGGCTGATCAGTTCTTTGTAGGCCTTGGCTATCGTCTCTCTTGCAAATCCCAGCTCGGTAATTAAATTGTTAACAGAAGGCAACATATCTCCTTTGGAAAGTATTTTGTTGTCCACAGCGTTCAAAAATCCCTGCACAAATTGTTCATGTTTGGATAGACCATGAACATTCTCCATCTCCCTGATGTAGTCGTATACCGTTTGCATTGCAATTGTTATTAAAATCGGGTGGCAATTTGAATTGTCTCCGCTATCAAAGTTATACTATACTATTCTATTAGTATAATTTTTTTTATTTTGCAGACGATTGTCCAGTAAATGCCGACGATCGTCTATCAGATTTATTGGCATTTTACTCATTTTTGGGAGTGTTGGTTCCAAGAACGATTGCAAAAAAAGTTATATGAAAACAATAAAGAAATGGCTGGCAGGCAGCTTGCTGGTATTGCTGGTACAAAATGGTTTATCTGCGCAAAACATCCGCAGTTTCAGAGATAGTATGGTTGTTATTGCACCGGATTACCGGCTGGTAATTAATAAAAAAGACGGGCGTATCAGCTACTATTTCAGTGATGGCAGCTTTTTGAGGAATACGACGGCAATGGTAAAAGATCCCGGAGGTCAGGTCTATAGCAGCGACCTTTTTAAGCAGCACGTTGTTGACGTGCAGCCCATCAGCGATGTAATAGGCAAAGGGCATAAGCTGAATATAATACACCAGAAACCGGGTGCAGGTTTAAAGTTGGTTCAGTCGGTAACCATTTATACCGGGCAGCCCTTTTTTGTGTTAGGCCTTTCCGCTACAACATTGAAGCGCGAGGTGCTGAAGATGAACTATATGAGCCCATTAGTAATGATACCACAACAGGGTGGGCATGGTTTTGTAAACGGCGAACAACCGCGGATACTGGACATGCCTTTTGACAATGATAACTGGACAAAGGTTTTAACAGCTGAATGGAAACCGGAAGCAGTAGGAGGGATGGGGTACAATTTCTCTTCCCTGTATGATACCGAACGGCTTTCCGGAGTTGTTATCGGCGCGGTTACCCATGATTTCTGGAAGACCGGTATACAATACAAATTATCGGCGCAGAAAAATGTACTCGATTCTTTCGTAGTATATGGTGGCGCATCTACTCCTGATAACAATGCATTGCCCGCAGAATATGGCGGCAATGACGGTACACACGATGTAGTGGCGCATGGAGCCATGGCAGGCAGCACGCTTGTCGCGCCTGAAATTTTTCTATGTGGCCTGAACAGCAGGACTGCTGCTTTCGAAGCTTACGGTAAAGTGAACCGGAAAAAAAATGGTGCTTTAGCATGGAATAAGACAGCGCCGTTCTATTGGAATAGCTTTGGCGTAGAGGGGGTTCTGGGGTATGAAAAGCGAATGATGCCGGAAGGTGTATTAGCTATTTCGGATTATATAGCTTCTTTGAAAAACTTTTCGGCTAATAAAAAGGTGTACATGAGTATCGATTCCTACGACCAGGGTATTTATAATAAAGAAGTATTGAGGTCTATAAGGGAACACTGTATACAAAATAACCAGGAACTGGGTTTTTATTTTATTCCTTTTGCAGTTTGGACCTGGAAATCTTCGGTAGAAAAAGACAAGCTACAATACACCGGCACCCCTATCCGTGATGTGACTTTGAAAGATAATAAGGGTAAAACAATTGTATACAAGGATGGGGATTTTGGCGCATTTCCCCTGGATCCTACACATCCCGCAACACGTACACGTATTATCGGCGAATTAGAGAAAGCCAAAGCAATCGGGGCCCGGTTTTTAAAGATCGATTTTCTCACCGCAGGCGCATTGGAATCTACTACCAGGTATGATAAAAATGTCCATTCGGGATTGCAGGCCTATAACACAGGTATGCATATGTTAAAGCAGCTAATCGATTCCATATTGGGGCCTGATATCTTTATTACACAGGCGATATCGCCTACTTTCCCCAGCCAATATACGCATATCCGTTTTCTGTCAACCGATGTATATTCACATTTGAGAAATGATCAGAA belongs to Niabella yanshanensis and includes:
- a CDS encoding SusC/RagA family TonB-linked outer membrane protein; the protein is MNNRLPCISEGKRDSFLCRTWMLVALILASCLAQAQTRPIIGTVKDSSGKMMDGVNIIIVNKQKIGTVTDKNGRFVLEVDNGDSLRFSYIGYSDESFAITPTTTTIDITMTQTVFQAGDEVVVTAFGRKERKEAVVGSVTSIQPEELKIPASNLTTAMAGQIAGMIAYQRSGQPGQDNANFFIRGVTTFGYKQDPLILIDNVELTANDLARLQVDDIASFSILKDASATALYGARGANGVILVSTKEGREGKAKVNFRSEYSSSQSTQTLQLVDPIRYMDLYNEAAITRDPTASVPFTPAKIQNTIDAMNGMPGSNAYVYPAVDWLDMLFRKRATTQRNNLSINGGGKVAKYYVAGSYNIDNGVLKEDIRNNNKNNVKFENYQLRSNVNINLTNTTELIVRLSGNFSEYNGPITTDGSFASDLYNIAVHTSPVLFPAYYEPDAANANTQHILFGNVGIGDAGIANNSIQYNNPYAALLRGHKNFSESRMSAQFEVNQNFDFITKGLKFRGLLNTNRYSYFTSQNAYSPFYYNIGSYNRTSNEYSLVWLNPQPTGSNVATEYLQYSRQEPKTNTFIYMQGALEYNRTMGDHTISSTLIATRQQTLYSDADHFLGSSNNSALQNSLPYRNFGLAGRLTYSFLRKYFIEGNFGYNGSERFSSNHRYGFFPTIGGSWIVSNEKFWNGGLSNIITRFKLRASHGLVGNDAIGRQRFFYMSDVILNDGNNYAQFGTTNGYERKGVVIRNYENLDVTWETSRQTNVAAEFTLLKNFNFIAEYYTNYRYNILQQRASIPTTMGLEASISANLGEVKSQGIDLSLDYKQSFNSGLWLQSRANFTYSTNEYVKREEPSYNEPWRYSIGQPINRGWGYLAERLFVDDIEAANSPIQSFSTNGRLPQGGDIKYKDMNNDGRIDYLDQTFIGYPTVPEIVYGFGLSGGYKGFDLSAFLQGQARVSFFIDPSRVSPFIQSPDPYIYGNTQVITEFADDHWTEANQNTYATYPRLGVSRNVIENNLQNSTWWLRNGAFLRLKSVELGYTMPAKLTTKAWVTNARIYVNGLNLLTWAPFKTWDPEQGGNGFAYPIQKVFNIGINLNL
- a CDS encoding solute:sodium symporter family transporter yields the protein MFISFFLVLVIAAAVSVYTTRKQSKTSVGHYMGSRSLNFWMVGCSLFLTNMSANQFVGENEFVYTNNMTVMCWGMSSILAMIIVSEFLMPVYLRIGAMTTPDFLGIRFDKQTQRFVSIIFLLSYAINLVPAVLYGCAVAMNGIFQFDTRFGLDYFTTIRLLVTFIGVTGCLYAVLGGLKAITINDIVQGIGMVAGGILITWIGLRFLGDGSLTAGVEKLLGNNREHLNAIGKPGAAIPFGTLFTGMLLINIYYWGMEQYIVQQSLAARNLAESQKGISLACVGKLIAPLLLNVPGLIALQLYPGMENTAQVFPKMITGTLPPLITGLIAAIVFGGALSTFNAGLNSIGTLFTMNLYKPWLEKRKYPVHDATLIKKGRMIQIAITLIAIVFSPYIMFFSGGFYSYLQKVASYFSVPVFTIMLMGLVTRRVPAIAAKAGLFFFVLAYIVTQVVIDTGWHYLHILAVLFVVTSLLMLLIGKLMPREKPFSIETHAKVNLNPWKQRYIYYIILIALMTGMFFLFSPLGIAR
- a CDS encoding GntR family transcriptional regulator — translated: MQTVYDYIREMENVHGLSKHEQFVQGFLNAVDNKILSKGDMLPSVNNLITELGFARETIAKAYKELISRGIVESKNRIGFFLAKENTRNQLRIALIIFAFDSFQEVFYKTFRNRLGKQTHIDIFFHHNNIDVFESIIDRVRGKYGMYVVAPIPHKKSAAILNTLPKDKFLMIDRHLPLATDVSHVTQEFFQSSYAAFAQLAPAIKNFKKMLYYHRPNSDTPEEILLAFQKFVKDFKVKHAILPEYIPGSIEAGYVYFTINNAELWMMLKDAKHKKLKLGKDLGILSHNDEIVKEIIFDGITTYSTSFEAMAEKAAEFILHRKKIQETVPTILIRRGSL
- a CDS encoding alpha-amylase family protein, whose product is MKTIKKWLAGSLLVLLVQNGLSAQNIRSFRDSMVVIAPDYRLVINKKDGRISYYFSDGSFLRNTTAMVKDPGGQVYSSDLFKQHVVDVQPISDVIGKGHKLNIIHQKPGAGLKLVQSVTIYTGQPFFVLGLSATTLKREVLKMNYMSPLVMIPQQGGHGFVNGEQPRILDMPFDNDNWTKVLTAEWKPEAVGGMGYNFSSLYDTERLSGVVIGAVTHDFWKTGIQYKLSAQKNVLDSFVVYGGASTPDNNALPAEYGGNDGTHDVVAHGAMAGSTLVAPEIFLCGLNSRTAAFEAYGKVNRKKNGALAWNKTAPFYWNSFGVEGVLGYEKRMMPEGVLAISDYIASLKNFSANKKVYMSIDSYDQGIYNKEVLRSIREHCIQNNQELGFYFIPFAVWTWKSSVEKDKLQYTGTPIRDVTLKDNKGKTIVYKDGDFGAFPLDPTHPATRTRIIGELEKAKAIGARFLKIDFLTAGALESTTRYDKNVHSGLQAYNTGMHMLKQLIDSILGPDIFITQAISPTFPSQYTHIRFLSTDVYSHLRNDQKGFPHYGSTAASMISSSHLGWMQGSLWPFTNMDVVVMKQFQKNNAISEQDVKVRLITMAVMGSALGDGSDFRDSATRVRAGHFLNNPDLCRYFEHPKAFIPLKVADGLREDQQLSFYQPGDIISAAVINFDTARSFNYVFMREQLKWKDAAYSIRDYLTNKEIGTIKPGEKSFTLTTGARDASWVKLVKID